A genomic segment from Gavia stellata isolate bGavSte3 chromosome 4, bGavSte3.hap2, whole genome shotgun sequence encodes:
- the MAFF gene encoding transcription factor MafF isoform X1, producing MNEKNPRGQREARMAADGLSSKALKVKRELGENTPLLSDEELMGLSVRELNHHLRGLSKEEVARLKQRRRTLKNRGYAASCRVKRVCQKEELQKQKMELEWEVDKLARENAAMRLELDTLRGKYEALQGFARTVAAHGPPAKVATASVITIVKSSANQAAYS from the exons ATGAATGAAAAGAATCCGCGG GGCCAGCGTGAGGCAAGGATGGCTGCAGACGGGCTCTCCAGCAAGGCCCTAAAG GTGAAGCGGGAGCTGGGGGAGAACACGCCGCTGCTGTCAGACGAGGAGCTGATGGGGTTGTCGGTGCGGGAGCTCAACCACCACCTGCGGGGCCTCTCCAAGGAGGAGGTGGCGAGGCTGAAGCAGCGCCGGCGGACGCTGAAGAACCGGGGTTATGCCGCCAGCTGCCGGGTGAAGCGCGTCTGCCAGAAGgaagagctgcagaagcagaagatggagCTGGAGTGGGAGGTGGACAAGCTGGCCCGGGAGAACGCTGCCATGCGTCTGGAGCTTGACACCCTCCGTGGCAAGTACGAGGCCCTGCAGGGCTTCGCCCGCACTGTAGCTGCCCACGGGCCCCCTGCCAAAGTGGCCACCGCCAGCGTCATCACCATCGTCAAGTCCAGTGCCAACCAGGCCGCCTATTCCTAG
- the MAFF gene encoding transcription factor MafF isoform X2, translating into MAADGLSSKALKVKRELGENTPLLSDEELMGLSVRELNHHLRGLSKEEVARLKQRRRTLKNRGYAASCRVKRVCQKEELQKQKMELEWEVDKLARENAAMRLELDTLRGKYEALQGFARTVAAHGPPAKVATASVITIVKSSANQAAYS; encoded by the exons ATGGCTGCAGACGGGCTCTCCAGCAAGGCCCTAAAG GTGAAGCGGGAGCTGGGGGAGAACACGCCGCTGCTGTCAGACGAGGAGCTGATGGGGTTGTCGGTGCGGGAGCTCAACCACCACCTGCGGGGCCTCTCCAAGGAGGAGGTGGCGAGGCTGAAGCAGCGCCGGCGGACGCTGAAGAACCGGGGTTATGCCGCCAGCTGCCGGGTGAAGCGCGTCTGCCAGAAGgaagagctgcagaagcagaagatggagCTGGAGTGGGAGGTGGACAAGCTGGCCCGGGAGAACGCTGCCATGCGTCTGGAGCTTGACACCCTCCGTGGCAAGTACGAGGCCCTGCAGGGCTTCGCCCGCACTGTAGCTGCCCACGGGCCCCCTGCCAAAGTGGCCACCGCCAGCGTCATCACCATCGTCAAGTCCAGTGCCAACCAGGCCGCCTATTCCTAG